TCTGAAGCCCCGGGGTACTTAAAAATTACAAAAGGCAAGTGATTTTGATGATGAGCCTCTAACTGAGCCAACAACTCGTCCTGAATCTTATTTTTTGGGGAGGGCAATGGTCGTGAGTTTACATTGGGAAATTAAGCGATCTTCTTCATCGGTAATCCTGATCTCCCACAACTGGGTAGTCCGGCCTTTGTGGAGGATACTTGCTTTGGCATATACCCATCCTTCTTTGACGCTGCGAACGTGGTTAGCCGCTATTTCTATCCCCCGAACAAAAAAGGACTGGCCATCGAGAAAGACGTACGATGCAGCAGAACCAACACTCTCTGCCAAAGCCACGGTGGCGCCTCCATGAAGCACCCCATCTGGCTGGTGCACCTTCGGGCTTACCGGCATCCTTGCGATAAGAAAGTTTTCACCTACATCTACATATTCAATCTCAAGAGTTTCCATCAGGGTGTTCTTTCTGATCTCATTACAGACCTGAAGGATTTTGGCTTTGTAATCGCTCATTTCAAATTTTTGACAAAATTAAGCA
This DNA window, taken from Muriicola soli, encodes the following:
- a CDS encoding PaaI family thioesterase; its protein translation is MSDYKAKILQVCNEIRKNTLMETLEIEYVDVGENFLIARMPVSPKVHQPDGVLHGGATVALAESVGSAASYVFLDGQSFFVRGIEIAANHVRSVKEGWVYAKASILHKGRTTQLWEIRITDEEDRLISQCKLTTIALPKK